A single window of Granulicella sibirica DNA harbors:
- a CDS encoding GNAT family N-acetyltransferase — MATPEEIFSNPFFHSLLTEHAGIAIGSNLALRFPADVIPFASLAEATPQAMQALHDVLAPGERIYVLGDHLPSIPGLTAIHTLPVPQMHPQAPAPPASSEITIRSLNASDAPAMVHLTDVAFPTFFRPRAHILGDFFGIHHDGELVAMAGERIALPGFREISALCTHPAHTGKGYAAHLLHHLMRHHAAQGLKSFLHVSGSNTRAISLYERLGFTKTRTVLVHELQRS, encoded by the coding sequence ATGGCCACTCCCGAAGAGATCTTCTCCAACCCTTTCTTCCACTCCCTCCTCACCGAACACGCCGGCATTGCTATCGGCAGCAACCTCGCTTTGCGCTTCCCCGCAGACGTCATCCCGTTCGCGAGCCTCGCCGAAGCGACGCCGCAAGCCATGCAGGCCCTCCACGACGTGCTCGCCCCCGGAGAACGTATCTACGTCCTCGGCGACCATCTTCCCTCCATCCCCGGCCTCACTGCCATCCACACTCTCCCTGTCCCGCAGATGCACCCCCAGGCTCCCGCTCCACCAGCATCCTCTGAGATCACCATCCGGTCTCTCAACGCCTCCGACGCTCCCGCAATGGTGCATCTCACCGACGTCGCCTTCCCCACCTTCTTCCGCCCGCGTGCCCACATCCTCGGAGACTTCTTCGGAATCCATCACGATGGAGAACTCGTCGCCATGGCCGGTGAGCGGATTGCCCTCCCCGGCTTCCGCGAGATCAGCGCCCTCTGTACCCACCCCGCGCACACCGGCAAGGGTTACGCAGCCCATCTGCTTCATCACCTCATGCGTCACCACGCGGCGCAGGGCCTCAAGAGCTTCCTCCATGTCTCCGGATCCAACACACGCGCCATCTCTCTCTACGAGAGGCTGGGATTCACAAAGACCCGAACCGTGCTCGTTCACGAACTCCAGCGCAGCTGA